The following are encoded in a window of Panicum virgatum strain AP13 chromosome 5N, P.virgatum_v5, whole genome shotgun sequence genomic DNA:
- the LOC120675627 gene encoding receptor like protein 29-like yields the protein MARLPKGPNPTVARANTITMAPASAALLLTLLLPMAAAAAAAGMDPAERETLFRVMEAVSSDRDWRVESPDPCGAPWPGLECKPPGASGGGGAARMHVTRLDFGVEPNPVCKDTAAFPPEAFSLPHLQSLFFVDCFTNPAATTTLTLPAPANLSASGLQQLSIRANPALSGAVPPALATLRSLQVLTISQNAQVRGGIPPGIGDLTSLVRLDLSYNSLSGPVPSQIGQLKSLVGLDLSYNSLSGAIPGRIGELRQLQKLDLSSNNLTGGVPDTVANLTSLTFLALSNNGLIGHFPPAIAGLRNLQYLIMDNNPMGGPLPSELGGLARLQELRLAGSGYSGPIPEAFGQLSSLTTLSLQDNNLTGPIPAALSRLGRMYHLNLSNNALGGAVPFDGAFLRRLGGNLDLSGNSGLCLDDRSVLRGVGVGACRGGADGDVASSSATGRGLMATRGSQSQDSLLLGLLGPACVAVSCLFALNGHTPY from the coding sequence ATGGCGAGACTCCCCAAAGGCCCAAACCCCACAGTCGCACGCGCGAACACCATCACCATGGCGCCAGCCTCCGCTGCCCTGCTGCTGACCCTGCTGCTCccgatggccgcggcggcggcggcggcgggcatggaCCCAGCCGAGAGGGAGACGCTGTTCCGCGTCATGGAGGCCGTGTCCTCCGACCGGGACTGGCGCGTCGAGAGCCCCGACCCGTGCGGCGCGCCGTGGCCGGGGCTCGAGTGCAAGCCGcccggcgcgagcggcggcggcggcgcggcgcgcatgCACGTCACGCGGCTGGACTTCGGCGTGGAGCCCAACCCGGTGTGCAAGGACACGGCGGCCTTCCCTCCCGAGGCGTTCTCCCTGCCCCACCTCCAGTCCCTCTTCTTCGTCGACTGCTTCACCAACCCGGCCGCCACCACGACGCTCACCCTGCCGGCGCCCGCCAACCTCTCGGCCTCCGGCCTGCAGCAGCTCAGCATCCGGGCCAACCCGGCGCTCTCCGGCGCGGTGCCGCCGGCGCTGGCCACGCTCCGGTCCCTCCAGGTGCTCACCATCTCCCAGAACGCGCAGGTCCGTGGCGGGATCCCGCCGGGCATCGGGGACCTCACGTCGCTGGTGCGCCTCGACCTCAGCTACAACTCGCTCTCCGGGCCGGTGCCCAGCCAGATTGGCCAGCTCAAGAGCTTGGTCGGCCTGGACCTCAGCTACAACTCGCTGTCCGGCGCCATCCCGGGGCGGATCGGCGAGCTGCGGCAGCTGCAGAAGCTGGACCTCAGCTCCAACAACCTCACCGGCGGCGTTCCGGACACCGTCGCCAACCTGACCTCGCTCACCTTCCTGGCGCTCAGTAACAACGGCCTGATCGGCCATTTCCCCCCTGCCATCGCCGGGCTGCGCAACCTCCAGTACCTGATCATGGACAACAACCCGATGGGCGGCCCGCTGCCCTCCGAGCTCGGCGGCCTCGCCCGCCTCCAGGAGCTCCGGCTGGCCGGCTCCGGCTACTCGGGCCCGATACCGGAGGCGTTCGGCCAGCTGTCGAGCCTGACGACGCTCTCGCTGCAGGACAACAACCTGACGGGACCGATCCCGGCGGCGCTGAGCCGGCTGGGCAGGATGTACCACCTCAACCTGAGCAACAACGCCCTGGGCGGGGCCGTGCCCTTCGACGGCGCCTTCCTGCGCCGGCTCGGCGGGAACCTCGATCTGAGCGGCAACTCCGGGCTGTGCCTCGACGACCGGAGCGTGCTGCggggcgtcggcgtcggagcctgccgcggcggcgccgacggtgACGTCGCGTCGTCGTCGGCCACGGGAAGAGGCTTGATGGCGACGAGGGGTTCCCAATCCCAGGACAGCCTCCTGTTGGGGCTGCTCGGCCCAGCGTGCGTTGCCGTGTCCTGCCTTTTTGCCCTCAACGGGCACACGCCGTATTGA